A single region of the Plantactinospora soyae genome encodes:
- a CDS encoding EAL domain-containing protein has product MNLDDILALASNQTLSQLERARARRSTRRVQQEYQRAVSEGRDLIDDIDLRDPLAPDVDEAARISRAAQLAKLGTLTWVRASEELTWSDEMSLIFGYPPGTVRPSIRLLTRLIHPDDATEVRRTVEAAWRERTVKETTYRVVRPDRVTRYVHCHVEFVVDGDNRPYGIVVTGQDITEIELARQERVRLARRRETVRTELAGRDPATGLLSRQRFADEIDTASRAGSGVLLVVAVEPVAPAGGTGTDDQDRLASAVATVVRRAARRADVCGRTGFGEFGVLMHRTTLDSAAALAEAVVDGIRAQPFVVGQARLRLDAVGGLVRYQGRDETRGIDLLVDAETAWRQARESGVPCVALDQPAPADERREICRNRVRAYLADDRLTLYTQPILDLRLNQITRQEILLRLMDEGGKAHSASTLLGDAERIDEVLPIDRWVIDRTMELIARGAHTSHYQVNLSSRSLGDPHLLEHVQRSIRHYDVDPGQLTFEITETARIANLTEAHNFAHGIREIGCQLALDDFGSGYVPFAFLTYFPVDLVKVGGEFISGIQHSAANRTIVRSIVDMCRALGIRTAAEHVEDEVTMNLLRDYGVDFAQGYLVGKPKPVNTPHRPVSAPAEADYADPERGLRAATG; this is encoded by the coding sequence ATGAACCTCGACGACATCCTCGCGCTGGCCTCGAACCAGACACTGAGCCAGTTGGAACGGGCCCGGGCCCGGCGGTCCACCCGTCGGGTCCAGCAGGAGTACCAGCGCGCGGTTTCCGAGGGGCGGGACCTGATCGACGACATCGATCTACGGGACCCGCTGGCGCCCGACGTCGACGAGGCGGCGCGGATCAGCCGAGCGGCCCAACTCGCCAAGCTCGGCACCCTCACCTGGGTACGGGCCAGCGAGGAGCTGACCTGGTCGGACGAGATGTCGCTGATCTTCGGCTATCCGCCCGGCACGGTCCGACCCTCGATCCGACTGCTGACCCGGCTGATCCATCCCGACGACGCCACCGAGGTACGCCGGACCGTCGAGGCCGCGTGGCGGGAGCGGACGGTGAAGGAGACGACGTACCGGGTGGTGCGTCCGGATCGGGTCACCCGGTACGTGCACTGTCACGTCGAGTTCGTCGTCGACGGGGACAACCGCCCGTACGGGATCGTCGTCACCGGGCAGGACATCACCGAAATCGAGTTGGCCCGGCAGGAACGGGTCCGGCTGGCCCGGCGTCGGGAGACCGTGCGGACCGAACTCGCCGGGCGTGATCCGGCCACCGGTCTGCTCAGCCGGCAGCGGTTCGCCGACGAGATCGACACCGCGTCGCGGGCCGGCTCCGGCGTACTCCTGGTGGTGGCCGTCGAGCCGGTGGCTCCGGCGGGCGGCACCGGCACCGACGACCAGGACCGGCTCGCCTCGGCGGTGGCCACGGTCGTCCGTCGGGCCGCCCGGCGCGCGGACGTCTGCGGCCGTACCGGCTTCGGCGAGTTCGGTGTGCTGATGCACCGGACGACTCTCGACTCGGCGGCCGCGCTGGCCGAGGCCGTCGTGGACGGCATCCGGGCCCAACCCTTCGTGGTCGGACAGGCCCGGCTGCGGCTCGACGCGGTCGGTGGTCTGGTCCGCTACCAGGGCCGGGACGAGACGCGGGGGATCGACCTGCTCGTCGACGCGGAGACGGCCTGGCGCCAGGCCAGGGAGTCGGGCGTTCCGTGTGTCGCGCTGGACCAGCCGGCGCCCGCCGACGAGCGCCGGGAGATCTGCCGCAACCGGGTTCGGGCGTACCTCGCCGACGACCGGCTGACCCTCTACACCCAGCCGATCCTGGACCTCAGGCTCAACCAGATCACCCGGCAGGAGATCCTGCTCCGGCTGATGGACGAGGGCGGCAAGGCCCACTCGGCGTCGACCCTGCTCGGCGACGCGGAGCGGATCGACGAGGTACTGCCGATCGACCGGTGGGTCATCGACCGCACCATGGAACTGATCGCCCGGGGAGCGCACACCTCGCACTACCAGGTGAACCTGTCCAGCCGGTCGCTCGGGGACCCGCATCTGCTCGAGCACGTCCAACGCAGTATCCGGCACTATGACGTCGATCCCGGCCAGCTCACCTTCGAGATCACCGAGACGGCGCGGATCGCGAACCTGACCGAGGCGCACAACTTCGCGCACGGGATCCGGGAGATCGGCTGCCAGCTCGCCCTCGACGACTTCGGGTCGGGGTACGTCCCGTTCGCCTTCCTCACCTACTTTCCGGTGGACCTGGTGAAGGTGGGCGGCGAGTTCATCTCCGGTATCCAGCACTCGGCGGCGAACCGGACCATCGTGCGGTCGATCGTCGACATGTGTCGGGCACTGGGTATCCGTACCGCGGCCGAGCACGTCGAGGACGAGGTGACGATGAACCTGCTCCGCGACTACGGGGTGGACTTCGCCCAGGGGTACCTGGTCGGAAAGCCCAAACCGGTCAACACCCCGCACCGACCGGTGTCGGCCCCGGCCGAGGCCGACTACGCCGATCCGGAGCGCGGGCTGCGGGCCGCGACGGGATAG
- a CDS encoding TetR/AcrR family transcriptional regulator — MPGASQGPGDPARTFELLWNLREHSGRGRPSGLTVEQITTAAIEVADSVGLNDLSMRSVAERLGVGTMSLYRHVPGKEELLDVMIDRVSAEVVRRNEDGHGDWRSRLEQVGRANRAMFERHPWLLRLFPRRPPQGPGVIAKYDAELRAVEGIGLTDVEMDSALALVLGYVRDATARLLEWKTVSERTGQSDDEWWSTVAPLLDRVLDRERYSLAVRVGTSATTHYEGVHDPEHAYEFGLQRVLDGIESFVNGNSRRSG; from the coding sequence ATGCCCGGTGCATCCCAGGGCCCCGGTGACCCGGCCCGGACCTTCGAACTGCTGTGGAACCTGCGGGAGCACTCCGGTCGGGGTCGTCCGTCGGGGCTCACCGTCGAACAGATCACCACCGCCGCGATCGAGGTCGCCGACTCCGTGGGCCTGAACGACCTGTCGATGCGCAGCGTCGCGGAACGCCTCGGCGTCGGCACCATGTCGCTGTACCGACACGTACCCGGCAAGGAGGAGCTGCTCGACGTCATGATCGACCGGGTCAGCGCCGAGGTCGTCCGCCGGAACGAGGACGGTCACGGCGACTGGCGGTCACGGCTGGAGCAGGTCGGCAGGGCCAACCGCGCGATGTTCGAGCGCCACCCCTGGCTGCTGCGGCTCTTTCCCCGGCGACCGCCGCAGGGACCGGGCGTGATCGCGAAGTACGACGCCGAGCTGCGAGCCGTCGAGGGAATCGGGCTGACCGACGTCGAAATGGATTCAGCTCTCGCCCTCGTACTCGGATACGTCCGGGACGCGACCGCGCGGCTCCTGGAGTGGAAGACCGTCTCCGAGCGGACCGGGCAGAGCGACGACGAGTGGTGGAGCACCGTCGCGCCGCTGCTGGACCGGGTGCTCGACCGGGAGCGGTACTCCCTCGCCGTCCGGGTCGGCACCTCGGCCACCACGCACTACGAGGGAGTTCACGACCCCGAGCACGCCTACGAGTTCGGCCTGCAACGCGTCCTCGACGGCATCGAGTCGTTCGTGAACGGCAACAGCCGCCGCTCCGGCTAG
- a CDS encoding RNA polymerase sigma factor, with translation MNRLRRVKAVDVSTLTDAAVIERSVRDPESFAVIFDRHAPYIHRYLARRLGAGVADDMVAETFLAAFRRRERFDTAHPDSRPWLYGIATNVVSQHRREEEREYRLRQAYVPATSEASHADRVATVVTAQSLRQVLFGALAGLSSGDRDVLLLVAWEELTYDEVATALAIPVGTVRSRLHRARKLLRAGLGGDSTSTIEEALSNG, from the coding sequence ATGAATCGTCTAAGACGGGTCAAGGCTGTCGACGTCAGTACGCTGACCGACGCGGCGGTCATCGAGCGGTCCGTCCGGGATCCCGAGAGCTTCGCGGTGATCTTCGACCGGCACGCGCCGTACATCCATCGCTACCTGGCGCGGCGGCTCGGTGCCGGAGTTGCGGACGACATGGTCGCCGAGACGTTCCTGGCGGCGTTCCGTCGTCGGGAGCGTTTCGACACCGCCCACCCCGACTCCCGGCCGTGGCTGTACGGGATCGCCACCAACGTCGTCAGCCAGCACCGGCGCGAGGAAGAGCGCGAATACCGGCTGCGGCAGGCGTACGTCCCGGCGACGAGCGAGGCGTCGCACGCCGACCGGGTCGCCACGGTGGTGACCGCGCAGTCGCTGCGCCAGGTGTTGTTCGGTGCGCTGGCCGGGCTCTCCTCCGGCGACCGCGATGTACTGCTGCTGGTCGCGTGGGAGGAGTTGACCTACGACGAGGTGGCCACGGCACTGGCGATCCCGGTCGGCACCGTCCGTTCACGACTTCACCGCGCCCGCAAGCTGCTCCGCGCGGGACTGGGCGGCGACTCCACCAGCACGATCGAGGAGGCACTGAGCAATGGATGA
- a CDS encoding CU044_5270 family protein, whose translation MDDLRLLQQAGREIPLATPDQLAPARDRLLAAMTTTPATPTTIRREARRGWRFVFGGVAAAGVAAAIVSVLVLAPDRVGGDLPAARADASQVLRNAAAAALRLPDATPRPDQFIYTRTQEGKETRESWLSVDGTRDGLVRTASADGGSNSVLPGCRDGRAAVVKGDQVLPGRTEPCTLEPGYRSDLPTDAAAMGAYLTENRSGEPGSVNSAGKDVYYFAGAYLRPRTRAALYEAAATVPGLRAVENVTDGAGRPGIGIAWPSTGRSGEMILVFEPESYAFLGVSGASAVLDLAVVDKVGQTG comes from the coding sequence ATGGATGATCTGCGACTGCTCCAGCAGGCGGGTCGGGAGATTCCGCTGGCAACCCCCGACCAGTTGGCGCCGGCCCGTGACCGGCTCCTGGCCGCGATGACCACCACGCCCGCCACGCCCACGACGATCCGACGCGAGGCCCGCCGGGGCTGGCGGTTCGTGTTCGGCGGTGTGGCGGCGGCGGGTGTTGCGGCGGCGATCGTCTCGGTACTCGTGCTCGCTCCCGATCGGGTCGGCGGTGACCTGCCGGCAGCCAGGGCCGACGCCAGCCAGGTGCTGCGGAACGCGGCGGCGGCGGCGCTCCGGCTGCCCGACGCCACCCCTCGCCCGGACCAGTTCATCTACACCCGGACCCAGGAAGGCAAGGAGACGCGCGAGAGCTGGCTGTCGGTGGACGGGACCAGGGACGGCCTGGTGAGAACGGCCTCCGCCGACGGCGGTAGCAATTCCGTCCTTCCCGGCTGCCGGGACGGACGGGCCGCCGTGGTGAAGGGCGACCAGGTGCTTCCAGGCCGGACCGAACCGTGCACCCTGGAACCCGGGTACCGCTCCGACCTGCCAACCGACGCGGCTGCGATGGGGGCCTATCTCACCGAGAACCGCAGCGGCGAGCCCGGTTCGGTGAACTCCGCCGGCAAGGACGTGTACTACTTCGCCGGAGCCTACCTACGACCACGGACACGCGCCGCACTGTACGAGGCCGCGGCGACGGTACCGGGTCTACGCGCCGTCGAGAACGTCACGGACGGCGCCGGCCGGCCGGGCATCGGAATCGCCTGGCCGTCAACGGGCCGATCGGGCGAGATGATTCTCGTCTTCGAGCCCGAGAGCTACGCCTTCCTCGGCGTCTCGGGAGCGTCGGCGGTGCTGGACCTCGCCGTCGTGGACAAGGTCGGGCAGACCGGCTGA
- a CDS encoding serine hydrolase, which produces MANRRGLGRREVLVSAATALAGLGVLGTGLARRWADPSVATPVVPGPTATPVRPSPTPDHQAIARARLEKHLKEIGGRIGLAVRDQVTGLEVTVGTRRFQTASIVKVDILAALLLRRQTQGGELSQTERQLARSMIVASDNDAASSLWQTIGYRAGLTAANRTLGLRATTPNPSWGMTTTTAADQLRLLASIVTPGSPLTGDSRALLLGFMRQVRRDQRWGITAAAGPDSTASYVKNGWTTVDADQGRWLVNSVGRITEPGRDWLIAVLSDHHASQSAGITVVEGVARYALTELRRVPGSATVPS; this is translated from the coding sequence TTGGCTAACCGGCGCGGGCTGGGGCGGCGGGAGGTCCTCGTCTCGGCCGCCACCGCACTGGCCGGTCTCGGCGTACTCGGCACCGGGCTGGCCCGTCGGTGGGCGGATCCGAGCGTCGCCACACCGGTGGTACCGGGACCGACCGCGACGCCGGTACGGCCCAGCCCGACCCCGGACCACCAGGCCATCGCAAGGGCTCGGCTCGAGAAGCACCTGAAGGAGATCGGTGGTCGAATCGGGCTCGCCGTACGGGACCAGGTGACGGGCCTGGAAGTCACCGTCGGCACCCGGCGGTTCCAGACCGCCAGCATCGTCAAGGTCGACATCCTCGCGGCGCTGCTGTTGCGCCGACAGACACAGGGTGGAGAACTCAGCCAGACCGAGCGGCAACTCGCCCGATCGATGATCGTGGCCAGTGACAACGACGCGGCGAGCAGCCTGTGGCAGACGATCGGCTACCGCGCCGGGCTGACCGCCGCGAACCGTACCCTCGGGCTGCGGGCGACCACGCCGAATCCGAGCTGGGGGATGACGACGACCACCGCCGCCGACCAGCTCCGGCTGTTGGCGTCGATCGTCACCCCGGGCAGCCCACTGACCGGCGACAGCCGCGCCCTGCTGCTCGGCTTCATGCGCCAGGTTCGACGGGACCAGCGGTGGGGCATCACCGCTGCGGCCGGGCCGGACAGTACGGCGAGTTACGTCAAGAACGGCTGGACGACCGTCGACGCCGACCAGGGGCGCTGGCTGGTCAACAGCGTCGGGCGGATCACCGAACCGGGGCGGGACTGGCTGATTGCCGTCCTCTCCGATCATCACGCGAGCCAGTCGGCGGGGATCACGGTGGTGGAGGGAGTGGCCCGGTACGCGCTTACCGAACTGCGCCGCGTACCCGGATCCGCTACGGTGCCCTCCTGA